In Xenopus laevis strain J_2021 chromosome 2S, Xenopus_laevis_v10.1, whole genome shotgun sequence, a genomic segment contains:
- the ldlrap1.S gene encoding low density lipoprotein receptor adapter protein 1-A, translating to MDALKSAGRAIIRSPSIAKQSWGGGKHKKLPENWTDTRETLLEGMLFHLKYLGMTLVEQPKGEELSATAVKRIVATAKASGKKLQKVILKVSPRGIILYDSTSNQLIENVSIYRISYCTADKMHDKVFAYIAQSQQNETLECHAFLCTKRKMAQAVTLTVAQAFKVAFEFWQVSRDKTEKREKSGSGGEGASSSQSDGSSSITSLKASASANLLDLEDCTKAFDVLNASDNHIEDLFRQNASNENNNIVWELDDGLDEAFARLAESRTNPQVLDIGLTANDLQSEECLSPSSWDKLELNPAEADELFMF from the exons ATGGATGCACTCAAGTCTGCGGGGAGGGCGATCATCAGGAGTCCGAGCATTGCCAAGCAGAGCTGGGGAGGAGGCAAGCACAAGA aactgCCAGAAAACTGGACCGATACCAGGGAAACACTCTTAGAAGGAATGTTATTTCATTTGAAATATTTGGGCATGACATTGGTAGAACAGCCGAAAGGGGAAGAGCTGTCTGCAACTGCAGTGAAAAGAATTGTGGCAACT GCCAAAGCAAGCGGGAAGAAACTGCAGAAAGTTATTCTGAAAGTATCCCCACGGGGCATCATTCTGTATGACAGTACAAGTAACCAACTAATTGAGAATGTTTCGATCTACAG GATATCCTATTGCACAGCTGATAAAATGCATGACAAGGTTTTTGCCTACATTGCGCAGAGCCAGCAGAATGAAACCTTGGAATGTCATGCATTTCTCTGCACAAAAAGGAAAATG gcACAAGCAGTCACATTAACCGTGGCTCAAGCTTTTAAAGTAGCATTTGAGTTTTGGCAAGTATCCAGAGACA AAACGGAAAAGAGAGAGAAGTCTGGTTCAGGTGGAGAGGGGGCAAGTAGTTCTCAGTCTGATGGCTCCTCAAGTATCACCAGTCTTAAAGCCTCGG CTTCTGCAAACCTTTTGGATTTGGAAGACTGTACCAAAGCTTTTGATGTGTTAAATGCCAGTGACAATCATATTGAAGATCTATTTAGGCAAAATGCATCCAATGAGAACAACAATATTGTGTGG GAATTGGATGATGGACTGGATGAGGCCTTTGCAAG GCTTGCCGAATCCAGAACAAACCCTCAAGTCCTCGATATTGGACTGACTGCAAATGACCTTCAGTCTGAAGAGTGCTTGTCTCCTTCCAGCTGGGATAAACTGGAGTTGAACCCTGCAGAAGCAGATGAACTATTTATGTTCTGA